Part of the Arachis hypogaea cultivar Tifrunner chromosome 6, arahy.Tifrunner.gnm2.J5K5, whole genome shotgun sequence genome, gattaatgactatggTAGAAGACCTTgattctcaattcttgccatgaatgtctctttagtatttgttatctttagttgttttctttattttattgtcatttagaTTATTGTCTTCTTATCTGCAAACCACCCCTatgaatctcataaccaataatacccATACCttactgcaattcctttgagagatgacccgatgtttaaatactctcggttattattGGTATGCATTGtgacaaataaaattaaactttggTGTGAGGATCAATtgccggtttggactatgcttgcaacgaaatAATTCTATTTCTCTTGAGAGATTCTAAGTCGGCATAAATCTTTACTTATCAAGGGGGTTCACTaagaatattttttcttttttttttggacagggtGAAGGTCAACATTCTGACCCGACCCTATGACTTCTATAATACCCCAATTAGCCTAAACTTTACCTCGCGTCCTAAAGAAAAGATTAATCaaggattacgacagttctaagctcatacttATGATATACATAGAAGGAATAATattatctagaagcctgatgaaggacaTAATTCAAAAATAGGATTTTAAAAGCGCAAAACGAACTAACGAAGCGTTTAACATAAGCACCAGGGACAGATGtgatataaacaaaataataatataatagtgtaatatcataggaaactagccacgacttgcagagtttaagccggctagccaaatATACAGACAAGAGGAAACTGAAGTTTAAAATGGCTTATACAAGTTTTAttctctctcaaatacaagcctctggccaaaataaaaatacaaaagtgagagatatatatataaataaacaaaataaatcaaagagactcaaaagatatatggatcctccgcttctgtcaccaaccaagcaactcaccgaggtgggttgcaacctgcatctgaaaaatacaacagaaatataGTATGAGAACCGGATGTTCTCAGTAttgtaacagtgcccagtgatgtaggatataagaccccaggatgccaaaggcaatcctagactccatatccatcacaagaattcaagcttaaagcattctaaaccaaataagcataattatataaatcttaacataactaaaccatagcaccataaaagggtaatctatcttaggggatttctaatctAGTCGAACACCGCTGTACCCCACAGCCCTATCCAACctaccctccgtgcgatcccatcgccaccgcctacctaacctcctcaactctgaacaatcacaattaatgcaagcaagtaaaacacagatgatattcatatacaacaagtaattcaagaagcaagtaaacatgatatacaattaggcaaactcaagtaaacaaagcaagcaagcatataaaagatgcatatgatgaatgtctatcctattggctcctGATATCACTTGTCGTTCTatgaatgccaacccgacacatcctttcggatgtcgcctttctgccacTTCCGAGGATATAGCGCCTGGCCCGCTCTTgttccagggatatagtgcctggctcaCTATCGTTctgaggatatagtgcctagcCCACTTGCATGCTCAATCAaaggatatagtgtctggcacactcttatggcagagaaggaaaacaacaacacaTATAACTCATCAcaaatcattccaaggatatagtggcTGGCTCACTATCCACATCCACAATTCCATCAACCTCAAATCATCAtcatttctcatctcaaatcacttccaattatcaactctcaacattccaaggatatagtgcctggcacacactctttcaatcatcaaaatcctcATTTGAATTCTAAGAGTcctcaactcatcataaccatcatcgTTCCCATCAACACCCTTAAACATTCGTATTTCTCAAGCTCATCTTCAACAATCCCATTCCAAACTCACTAGTTCGTCAACTTCTCGATTCATCCACCATTCTTCTTTCGCACTACACCAAACCCATCcccagtacaccagaaacctaagtctccgtTCTCTAATCTTGCATAATAATCATTAACTAAAATCCTTCGCCTATCTCTCATATTCCCATACTCAAAATAAAGTCCAAAAACCTTAAAATGGTGTTAAAGAAGCTTAAAACCTTGTTGGGAAGGAgaaatagttaaaaacaaagcaaaatttgagaaacaaggcgtgtgcgtccgcacagagatgtgcgtgcgcatgcccaggaagattttaaaagtgtgcgtatgcacaggggtgtgcgtacgcacaggtgtcaaaATTCAAAATAGTTTGTTCACTcacacaacctgtgccagcgcccccaacagactggcctccccaacgtgtgcgtgcacacaggtctgtgcgtacgcataggttaCAATTTCCCAttggtgtgcgcgcgcacaagctgtgccagCGCTGCAAGCAGATTGTCTGCCTCTGCGTGTGTGGATGCATAGGTCTGTGAGTGCGCACAGGTCATAATTTTCgcagagtgtgcgtgcgcacaaggctatgCGTGTGCACATTCCAGAAAACTCTGaattctgtaactttgcagaatttcaagttttcaacaccaactttgaagatcataacttcctctacaaaatttcaaatttggaaaactttatatcaaattaaagggttttcaataagCTTTCATTTTAGAcaattttcaaccaattttgaaaactgaggcaaaagttatgatagacaaagttcaataaaaatcaacttttacccaaaatcacaatttccacaatttctttgcaaaacacaaccaaaaccaaaacaatccaatccaaactccacttttcatcaaaatcaaccctCTATAACATATCACACCAAACTTACCACATTTTCCCTTTATCTTTCCTCATTCACAACATCACTTCAATATATTACATATATCAAACCTTATTAACAATTTCCAACTACATTACCAACCAATCCACATCAATATCACATCTATCAACACAACTCACTCCCCCAACCTCTCAATCCTTCATCCTCATATATCCACAACCCTCATTACAATTAAACTCAACATTCATCAAAtcatcaaaaatcatcatataacATCATTCAACAACTTAACAACCATTCAAATCCAATcgtatcctatgggtcactagcctaagtgtccacgaatattatatactacatagaaaaaactgaaaccataccttggccgattcccaaaatATTCAAAACTCAAAATTGAGCACCAAATGAGCTTTCCAACCACAATCTAAGCTTCCAACAATCAcaaacaagctccaaactcacaacaAACAAGCTATATACACACCAAACATCACTAATCAAACTAGGgctcaaaataaacataatctcaCAAGGTTTTAAGAGCTCTTACCTTACTCAACAGTTTAGGAAGCCAAAACCACCAAcaatcaagtgctagagtgtacctaaaacaCCCAAGACACAAGATTTCTCTCAAAACCAAACCCTAAAACTCGAAATGCACAAGGGCATGAAAATTGGGCACGAAAGATCTTAGATAGAAAGGACGGACTCGGCAAGAGCTTcgcgtagccgctgacggcacgcgaatcggagcaccgtaaCTCAAGATATAGCGGATTGAATGTAGAGGTGAATAGTGTTCTTCCCTTTTCTCCTCTCCCCTTTGCagctgtgtgtgtgtgtttatgggTGAAGGGTTCATTAATaaacccttatatatgttggacttgggcccgattcaacccgttagcgttttttgCCCGTTTGTCCTAGCTTCGGGCCAAACTTTTAACACTAACGCCCGATTTTTCATCTCTAATATTTTACTAAGGTTTTCGACTGTTTTCACTACTTCTCGTGCAGCACcgagcagacttgaaccggttcaactgatTCGACTTTCGGTTCACAATTTTTCATGGTGtttcgcagaaaacacattttctaacTCGGAAGAACCTACTAAATCCGAAAACCgtatttaaatccccaaattctcatcctaAATTTCTGGAATTTAATTTCGgtatttaaatgattttattcataaaaatgcCGATTCTTACAACTTCTGACAACCCTAAGAGAACACCTATCCCAACCTGGTTTCAGATCTAACACCAGAAGCTCATGGTGCACTTTAAGTTTCGCCGCCTTTTGATTTTCTGTGCTCCATTCGAATGATCGTCGTCCACTGTGCAAGCTTCTTTTTTTCAAGTTGGGCAAAATGTACAAACTTAAGAAGGCTGATTTTGGGTATCAACATTTTTCTAATTAAATGATTTCAGTTTTTTAAATTGGCATTAAGtagtctatttatttttatttacaaatggACTATCTAAAAACTCAAAACCTGATTTACCTAGTAACTTTTGATGATTGCCGGTTAATTTTTAAGAAGTGTTGCactcctaattttttttttttggagcgCACTTGCTTTCGtttgataaatatatttttttgaaaattttgaatggtTGTGtttgaatttcaaatatttttttgatgaatttcaaatattcttatttttaaaaattttggatattttttcttatgttaaatattGACTATAATATTAATCATGTAATATTGACTTCTAAgaattttcttttttagttttataattacAAATTAGATTAGTCATTTAGTCATTAATTTAGTTAAAGGAATACTTATATATACAATTAGTTATCATTTTGGCAGTATAATGACTACCTCACATTACACCTCAGTCGACTGAATTGAGAACAAAACCAATTGGAGTTTCACACATTTAGTAAAATGACAGTTAGTCACTAGGCTATCACAATTAACTGCACACATGATTATTCTAAGAAAAGATTTCTTAGATTTACAGATGTATCATTGTCCTAAAGTAAATGCTTGTATATTGTAATCCTGTCCAGAACCACTGAGTTTCCCATCTGATTATTCCCTTTTGTTAATCTTAACATAAATTGATTAGCTGTTTTTGTTAGATAGGGAATGCCAAAGGAATTTCGTTATTTCAGTAAGATTTAACTAATTAACATAGAGGCTACACATAGTAAAGAGATGCAGTATATAGAACCTTTTGTGCATTTTAACCCATTTCTTGGAGCTGCTTATTTCATCAAACAAATATAAtgtaaagaaattaaattaaaagtgtttacaaatgaaaaggaaaaagaaaaaaaaagctacaAAATCTTATCAACAATCCACCATAGATGCTGTCGACGCTGTGTTTGTCTTTTGTGTATACTTGTTTCCCAGGTGACAAACCTCCATTAACTTCCGTTATATGCCTTTTGCTATTCACAAGGAAATTTACTCTTTTAAAGAGTCACAGACTCTGTTTATGCAAAACCTTAAAAAAATTATcacctcttttctttttatacTAATATGCTGTGTAATTTGCCAGACCCTGTATACTACAACGCATTTGACAAGTGAAGGCACAAACTGAAAAATTTCACTGAATGAAGAACATAGCCAAATAGTTTTACGAGGTGGGAACAAAGGTGCCAACATATCCAAATGCCATGATGAAAAACGCAATTGCTTGGATGAAAAGGAAGATGAAGTAGTGGTTCTTCCCGAACATAACATCGTAACAGCCACAGAAGAAGAGGTAAAATCCCACACCAAGTTCCAACAAGTGAAACCTGATGaaaacaaagatatcaaataCATTGATTTTTCAATGTAATATTTAATCAAAttgacaaatattttaaaattgaagaAGTGAATAACTAAATCATGAAAAACCCTTTTGTACCTATCTCCAATCTTGAATCGAGGCTTCTTCGATGCTACTTTACTTCCGGCTTTACTCTTGAGAGCATCTCCAAGCTTTTCAGTGACAACCCATTCGTTGACTCGGCTAGCCTCGAGTAAACCAATAATTGTCGCCTTTGTTCTATGAAGAGACATGACATTCTCAAAGAGAATCCAGAACTCAAGTAAATTAAGCGACCTGAaacaaaagcataggaaacagATAATAAAGTCGGTCAACAAAAGTGTTTGTTTACTTGTAACACAAGTTACTTTCTTTCCATGAGATTCAACTGTAGAGAAGAATTGAAACAGAAGAAAACCAATAGAGGAATCAAGAAAGACCTTGGAGTTCCAACTGCATTTAGAAGGGTGATGACAGAAGGGATATAGACAGCACCCCATTTTGGAACCACAACGGTCACAGGTAACACAATGCAGTAGAACACAAACGTGGGCACGGATTCCATGTGTCGAAGATCTTTGGCACACCAGTGCGTATAGCACTTATCTTCGGCTGACCGGTGCGCCTTTGAGTGTTGTCCGTCAGATCTTTCTCGTTTTTTTAATCTAATGGTAGAGATCATTCTTTCTCTTCCCTCTTTTGATTGGTTAATGGATATCTTGTGTCAGAGGGGCtattttacaaatttattttgttGCTGGTTAGTTTTGTTAGATCTAAAAACTATCTGGGTTTATGTAGAATTACTTAATGATTTTTAAGATGAAATTATTTGAAGTTAATGATTCTGCGTTACGATTAATCAAAGACGATTGGGTTGGGCTGGGAAGGAAGGAGTTTCATTGTTGAGAATGTTTGATGCATACTAGAATCGCATCGACGTTTATGTTTTCGTCACTAACCATCAATAGAGTTACAGGAAGTTCCCCCCACCCCACCCCCTCGTGAAATCACACTACAAAGCTGCCTACTCTCCAAATGGCGTATCTATTGGCATATCGTTGGTTCAGAGGATGAAGATCTGCATAGTGTCCTCACCGGATCTAGATTCGATCACTCTCGGATAACAATGAGTGGTGTTTCGACTAGATGTATGGCTTTGCCGAAGACGATCAACAAGGATCGAAGCGGCGTGGAGATGGTGGGCAAGAGGATAACAAAGGAGAGAACTAATATTTTCCGGGTCGGGCTGGTCAGGTTGGAACACAGTTGGTTGGACTTGGCTCAATCCAGATGGGCCTCTACCTTATATTTTTTTCTGAGACCATTGATGGGCTCAAGTGGTGGGTTATTAATAATTTGTTAAAAATGGATGACTGGTCTGGTATGgtccaa contains:
- the LOC140173353 gene encoding glucomannan 4-beta-mannosyltransferase 9-like, with product MSLHRTKATIIGLLEASRVNEWVVTEKLGDALKSKAGSKVASKKPRFKIGDRFHLLELGVGFYLFFCGCYDVMFGKNHYFIFLFIQAIAFFIMAFGYVGTFVPTS